The sequence below is a genomic window from Fuerstiella sp..
GCTCGGGCTCATCAGAGACATCTACCAGGTCCGGAACCGACGACTGCATCCGAGCGGCCATTTCGTATTGAGTCATTCGTGCCGCAATCTCCGGGTCACCCTGCTGCCACAGCTGAATCTCGTTGAGCTTTGCCAGGTCGTTCAGCATTTCACGCCGCAGCTGACTGGAAATCCCTGCTGGATTTGACAGATACAATACCGGATCGCCGGTGCGTCGAAACTTTACAGCAGAGTGCACGGTTGGCAGGAATCCGCTTCCCCACAACCGGTCATAAAGTGGCTGCCCCCCGTCACCCGACGTCATGGCAACAAACGTGGGCAAATCTTCGTTCATACTGCCCAGTCCGTAGGCGAGCCATGACCCCATACTCGGTCGCCCGGCCAAAGAACTGCCGGTCTGAATGAACGTAATTGCCGGATCATGATTGATTGCATCTGTATGCAGTGTTTTCACAAAACACAATTCATCCGCTACTTTGGATGTGTGTGGAAGAAGCTCACTCAACCAGGCTCCGCTTTCGCCATGCTGCCTGAATTGGAAAATCGTAGGTGCTACCGGGAAACTGGCCTGATCTTTCGTCATTCCGGTGAAGCGCTGCCCCCCACGAACCGAATCCGGCAGTTCCATGCCTCGCCGGCGTGCAAGTTGCGGTTTCCAGTCGTACAAATCCAGCTGCGAAGGCGCACCAGACTGACATAAATGAATCACCCGTTTTGCTTTGGGAGCAAAGTGAGGAAACTGAGCCAGGCTGTCACCGGCAGCACCTGCCACGTCACGCTGCAGGACACTGCTCAGAGCAGCCGTACCAATGCCGACAACACCCGACTTTAATACCCTGCGACGATTCGCTGTTCTAATGTATTCGCTGACCGGACTCATAGCAGATACCTGTGTTCCTTCTGATGCTCACCTTCGCAGGTAACAGACACTTTCCGAAACCGCACCCGGATAACTGCGGCAACGTTCAATACGGAATTGACGAGCACACAGAACTGTTCTTAAATCACCGCCTC
It includes:
- a CDS encoding DUF1501 domain-containing protein, yielding MSPVSEYIRTANRRRVLKSGVVGIGTAALSSVLQRDVAGAAGDSLAQFPHFAPKAKRVIHLCQSGAPSQLDLYDWKPQLARRRGMELPDSVRGGQRFTGMTKDQASFPVAPTIFQFRQHGESGAWLSELLPHTSKVADELCFVKTLHTDAINHDPAITFIQTGSSLAGRPSMGSWLAYGLGSMNEDLPTFVAMTSGDGGQPLYDRLWGSGFLPTVHSAVKFRRTGDPVLYLSNPAGISSQLRREMLNDLAKLNEIQLWQQGDPEIAARMTQYEMAARMQSSVPDLVDVSDEPEHILELYGSDCRKPGTYASNCLLARRLAERGVRFVQLYHRGWDHHGNLPDKINKQCRQTDQAGSALVQDLRARGMLEDTLVVWSGEFGRTVYCQGALNEKNYGRDHHPRCFTIWMAGGGVNRGTTYGETDDFSYNIAKDGVEVHDLNATIMHLMGIEHTRLTYQYQGRHHRLTDVHGNVLPQLLG